GTGCTGTCGCAAATAGGGATCATTAAAAACTCCTTTCAGTAAAGCAGTGGACACACTGTAGGAGCGTTTTATTCTAATGGGTAAACAAAAAGACGTGATTAAACTGTGACAAATGTAACTTtcacaaaacatcaaaatgaGTTGACTTCAAGGAATGGGAGGAGGCTTTAAAAAAATACCCAAGCCAAGCCAGAGCAGCAACACTGTGCCATGTCATCACTTTAAGAGCCACTGTAGGTTCAGCTGGATAGACTACagcaggtggaggctggggaggcGGAGGTAAAGCCTTACCAAGCAGCAGATTGGGTGCAGCAGTTGGTGTAGCAAGAATCAGCGTAAGAAGAATTCATTTAAATAGACCTCCTTGTTATGAGAATGGATTGTGATCAGTTGATAGATGACAAGCAATGCGTGATTTACgtgtcctgcctgaactaacaCAATGCTCCATTAATTCATAAGTGCACCTAATCtatttattaatattagtaaaataaacaataacaaattaAGACAGAAGATGAGCTGGTTTGCGGAGAGCTGTGTATCCAGGAGTTATGTGGATATAACTAAAAGTAAACACAGTAATTATCTGGGTTAATTGAAGTATACCAGTGTAAAAATGACACTTAAAACAGGCGTGCTGTTCTGGAGGTGTCATTGATTTGTCAGGCATTGTTACCGCATGTAAATGTCCACACATCATATTATCTAAAAGTGTCCTACATGTGTCATGTATAGGTCAAAGGCTTTCTGATATTACTCTGGAAAAGTCAACATTCCCACGTTTTAACTCTCACACAAACCACTGATTAGTGGTTTTCCAATCCCTTATTCACAACACAAAATCTACCTCCAAGCAAGTGAAACAGTTTCATAAATTGGCTCCAAATCAAAAATCACAACCTAGCAAATCCCTAGACATGCCTAAAAAAATTATTTGCATTCAGCCTCAAGCTATAAAATGTAACTTAGGCAATATATCTGCCAGCACCGCTCAAAGAGGGAAGAATTCGATGTCAAAAGCAGATCATCTGGGTATCACATATAGTATGAATATAAATTCTGAATCTTGTGAACATCAGAAGCATGTACAGGACATGTAAAGCACCCTAGTGATGGCCTTGCCTATGGGAGATAAGCGTGAGATGGTACACATCTGGGCTACAGGTGAAGGAACAGTCAGTCGCCATCATCAGTGCTGTACATCGCTTGTACAGCACAATTCCTACACCCACAGGAGTatgaatacagtatataaagaaAGGCGGTGTTGCCTGTTGGCCCTGACATACGGCCCAGCCACCCTGCAGACATGCTCCAACTACTATTACTGACAGCTCTTGCCGCTCTGGGTAAGTTCTGTGGAAAACTGTCATTCCTCATTACCTACCTCCTGGTTCAGCAAGGCAGAGTCAGAGGCGATATGTGTTaagggggggaagggggacTCTGCATCGTACAATAACCCAACCAGTCAATTATTTTGATGCTGTCAGCAAACGCATGCAAatgacacatatacacacacacactagcacaaTGTCTCTGTTCAGTCCTGGCAGAGGAGGATCCCCAGGCCTTGTTCCTGCAGGATGTGGAGGAGAGGGTTGTGGGAGGTGAGGTGGCCAGACCCAACTCCTGGCCCTGGCAGGTAaatctcttccactctctcgTTCAAATCCTCCAGCTTCAGCAAAGGCAACTCTACTAAGACATGTTGGAGTGTGCCAGTGATGCCTACCTGGTAGTCCTGTAAGATTTATGAGGGACTCTTGACTGTAGGGGAGCTGACTGAAAGTTTCATCTTGCCACCTCCACAGATCTCTCTGCAGTTCAAGTCTGGCAGCTCCTACCgccacacctgtggaggaacgCTGATCAGGAGAGGATGGGTGATGACCGCTGCTCACTGTGTGGACAGGTAGTTGACTGTGagacagtgcatgtgtgtgtgtgtgtatgtgtgtcattcTGTTTCTGCAGCAGTGTGGCCATTTGGCAGAGATCATGGCTTTATATTCGTACAGTAAATCCCCTTCATATTGGCCTTCTGTAACATAGGAATCTAAATTTATTGGAGTCAAATTAAGTTTTTAAactgtgcgtgtttgtgtgtttgtgtgtgtgtgtgtgtgtgtgtgtgtgtgtgtacatacagtaaaagGACATGGCGTGTGGTGGTCGGTGATCACAACATTTCCCAGCATGAGGGAAAGGAGCAGTACATCTCTGTCAGCCGGGTCTACATCCACCCCAACTGGAACTCCAACCGCATCTCCAACGGGTCAGAGGAGCATTCAGACTTCTTGTttcatgtcaaaatgtcaattttttttaatgatatatACCTTGAGCTACTGCACGATAACATTTTGAACCCATAACAGAAAAAATGGATTCCTGGAATATTGTTTAAAGCTGGAAAGTTATCCTCCCATCATGtttacaatataaaatattGTAGTTTAATTGTTGGTTCACTTTGTGTAAAGAGGTTAAAAAGTTCTAAGCATTTGCAAATGATTATTctaaaagtcttttttttttcttgtcaaaaTGCCAATAGTGCATCTTTAATTATTTAATAATCTCAGCACCACATCGCTTTGAGAATTTATGAGAGGACTGTGAGACTAATTACTAATTATAACAGGAGTTAATCAACACAAAATGAATGCCCAACAACGttttttcgctctctctctccatagaaTTAAATCAAAGGTCACTGTATCTCTAATATTCCTAAAAGAAGGTTATGTTCCCTATTTTAATGAGAAACAGTCTACTTGCAGGACTAATTTTTACAATTTGTTATGCTTGATTAATCACATTCATCTAATGAAAAATGGTCACCTCTGAATTTAACACACTCCCAGGCTCAGTGAATGCAAATACTTCCTAATATTCGCAGAAAATGCCCTCTTAAGGCCTGCAGCACCTAGACATAGACCTAGTTATTTTTGGTGCCTCCTGTTTGATCCATGGATCTCCACCTCAGGTATGACATTGCCCTGCTGCGTTTGTCCACTGAGGCCGCCCTGAACTCCTACGTCCAGCTGggctctctgcctccctctggcCAGATCCTGCCCCACAACAACCCCTGCTACATCACCGGGTGGGGACGCACCTCCAGTGAGTTGAATAAATCATCACTATACTaccagggtgggaaatgaaTACAAGTTATCAGCCACACGCTAATAGATTTCGGCTGTGGCTGCAAAGTTTGTCTCCTTTACCAGCCACTTTAGGAGGTCCTATTTGATTGTGAAAAACGAGTTAGCTGCTGGTGAAATAATGATATGATATTGATTGGTGGATTTTGGGATGATCAAGCTATAGTGAACAATGAAGTTAGTGTAACTAACTGAAACCAACAGATCCTGTGTTTAAGAAACAATGGCTGTGCTTTGTGCTTTCACCAAATGACTAGTATAACATggtactagggttagaccgatattggcctttaattCACTACTGGATAAATATTGGCCAGTCATGTGATCCACCTCAGATATGATGAAGGTTCCTCCACCCTGACCAAAGCTAGATAGAAAGTCtgtaaaaacctttttattattgcacattttatttattaatttaatagttCTATAATGAATAAAATCCTACATTTACAGGCAGTAATGTTTCAGAGAGTTTAACCT
This DNA window, taken from Centroberyx gerrardi isolate f3 chromosome 5, fCenGer3.hap1.cur.20231027, whole genome shotgun sequence, encodes the following:
- the LOC139915291 gene encoding elastase-1-like encodes the protein MLQLLLLTALAALVLAEEDPQALFLQDVEERVVGGEVARPNSWPWQISLQFKSGSSYRHTCGGTLIRRGWVMTAAHCVDSKRTWRVVVGDHNISQHEGKEQYISVSRVYIHPNWNSNRISNGYDIALLRLSTEAALNSYVQLGSLPPSGQILPHNNPCYITGWGRTSTGGQLSSQLKQAYLPVVDHKTCSSGGWWGGSVKTTMVCAGGGSLSGCQGDSGGPLNCKVNGTYYVHGVTSFVSANGCNQERKPTVFTRVSAYISWMNQVTRDYVSVSTDESNFY